A single window of Sparus aurata chromosome 12, fSpaAur1.1, whole genome shotgun sequence DNA harbors:
- the LOC115592272 gene encoding torsin-1A-like yields the protein MMKLVRIYLLLHVVMTVSVLVHTFNPNKDVCKESLKKVCNLCESCDSTWISFKAEGLRDDLENKLFGQHIAADVILKTVAGFMSNNNPQKPLVLSLHGRTGTGKNFAARLMAENIYSQGMASKFVHVFAAQHHFSHQSKIETYKAQLRQQIKYNVSNCERSMFIFDQMDQMDPSLIDTIKPYLDNYNNLDGVSYRKAIFIFLSNTGGTNITQTTLDFWNNGRDRKEIKLQDLELSLSLSAINKKGGFWHSDLIDKHLVDFFIPFLPLEYSHVVQCVLAEMKARGLQPDVNVADKVAKELVYSPKPERIFSSPGCKTIVNRIYFYI from the exons ATGATGAAACTAGTGCGAATATATTTGCTGTTACACGTTGTTATGACAGTCAGTGTCCTCGTGCATACCTTTAATCCAAACAAAGACGTTTGCAAGGAGTCGTTAAAGAAGGTGTGCAATCTATGTGAAAGCTGTGATTCGACATGGATATCCTTCAAGGCGGAAG GTCTAAGGGATGAcctggaaaacaaactgtttggaCAACACATTGCAGCAGATGTCATCCTGAAGACTGTGGCCGGATTCATGAGCAACAACAACCCACAGAAGCCTCTGGTTCTGTCTCTGCACGGACGGACCGGCACAGGGAAGAACTTTGCTGCTAGACTGATGGCTGAAAACATCTACTCACAGGGAATGGCCAGCAaatttgttcatgtttttgcaGCTCAACATCACTTTTCACATCAAAGTAAAATTGAGACCTATAAG GCTCAGTTACGGCAGCAGATCAAATACAATGTCTCCAACTGCGAACGGTCAATGTTCATCTTTGATCAGATGGACCAGATGGATCCCAGCTTGATTGACACCATCAAGCCGTACCTGGACAACTACAACAATCTTGATGGAGTTTCTTATCGGAAAgccatcttcatcttcctcag CAATACTGGCGGGACGAACATCACACAGACAACTTTAGATTTCTGGAATAACGGAAGAGATCGAAAAGAGATCAAGCTTCAGGACCTGGAACTATCTCTGTCCCTATCTGCAATTAACAAAAAAG GTGGCTTTTGGCATTCAGATTTGATTGACAAGCATCTGGTGGACTTCTTCATCCCGTTTCTGCCTCTGGAGTACAGTCACGTCGTCCAGTGTGTCTTGGCTGAGATGAAAGCTAGAGGACTTCAGCCAGACGTCAATGTGGCAGATAAGGTGGCCAAAGAATTAGTCTATAGCCCAAAACCTGAGAGAATCTTCTCCTCACCAGGCTGCAAGACAATAGTAAACAGGATATACTTCTACATATAA
- the LOC115592269 gene encoding torsin-1A-like, with amino-acid sequence MKPVLIYLLLPVVMTTHICIPIFNPFEGMFDFFKESLKKAYNPCESCDSTRISFNAEGLRDDLKNKLFGQHIAAEVILNTVTGFMSNNNPQKPLVLSLHGPTGTGKNFAARLIAENIFSQGMDSKFVHIFTADHHFPHLSDIETYKAQLRQQIKHSVSNCERSMFIFGQMDWMHSSLIDTIKPYLEHYNKLDGVSYRKAIFIFLSNTGAESITQTTLDFWKEGRDRKEIKLQDLERSLSVSALDENSGFWRSDSINKHLVDYFVPFLPLEYRHVVQCVLAEMKARGLQRNHKVAENVAKELVYIPKTERIFSSRGCKTIESRLYYT; translated from the exons ATGAAACCAGTGCTAATATATTTGCTGTTACCCGTTGTTATGACAACCCATATCTGCATACCCATCTTTAATCCATTCGAAGgaatgtttgactttttcaaGGAGTCGTTGAAGAAGGCGTACAATCCATGTGAAAGCTGTGATTCAACACGGATATCCTTCAACGCAGAAG GTCTCAGGGatgacctgaaaaacaaactgtttgggCAACACATTGCGGCAGAGGTCATCCTGAACACTGTAACTGGATTCATGAGCAACAACAACCCACAGAAGCCTCTGGTTCTGTCTCTGCACGGACCAACCGGCACAGGGAAGAACTTTGCTGCAAGACTGATCGCTGAAAACATCTTCTCACAGGGAATGGACAGCAaatttgttcatattttcacaGCTGATCATCACTTCCCACATCTAAGTGATATTGAGACCTATAAG GCTCAGTTACGCCAGCAGATCAAACACAGTGTCTCCAACTGCGAACGCTCAATGTTCATCTTTGGTCAGATGGACTGGATGCATTCCAGCTTGATTGACACCATTAAGCCGTACCTGGAGCACTACAACAAGCTGGATGGAGTTTCTTATCGGAAAgccatcttcatcttcctcag CAATACTGGAGCAGAGAGCATCACACAGACAACTTTAGATTTCTGGAAAGAAGGAAGAGATCGAAAAGAGATCAAGCTTCAGGACCTGGAACGATCTCTCTCCGTATCAGCATTGGATGAAAATA GTGGCTTTTGGCGTTCAGATTCGATTAACAAGCATCTGGTGGACTACTTCGTCCCGTTTCTGCCTCTGGAGTATCGTCACGTCGTCCAGTGTGTCTTGGCTGAGATGAAAGCTAGAGGACTTCAGCGAAACCACAAGGTGGCAGAGAACGTGGCCAAAGAATTAGTCTATATCCCCAAAACTGAGAGAATCTTCTCCTCACGAGGCTGCAAGACGATAGAAAGCAGGTTATACTACACATAA
- the LOC115593343 gene encoding zinc finger protein 665-like, with protein MRTHTGEKPYSCKTCGKSFTLNCSLKVHMRIHTGEKPYSCQTCGKDFRSNCEWRRHMRIHTGEKPYSCQTCGKDFGSNFECKQHMRIHTGERPFSCNTCQKTFSSSYHLKKHERIHTGEKPFTCNTCGKNFRFRCQLTVHMRTHTGEKPYFCQTCGKGFGSNFECKQHMRIHTGERPFSCNTCQKTFSSSNHLKKHERIHTGEKPFACKTCGKTFISCGELKKHTRIHTGEKPHTCKICGEAFRQRYQLTNHTRIHTGEKPHTCEVCGEAFRQRYQLSYHMRIHTGEKPYSCQICGKSLINSCSLKRHTRIHTGEKPFACKTCGKAFTLKRTLTVHMMTHTGEKPFTCEICGEAFMLRAQLTCHMRTHTGEKPYSCKTCGKAYMQRKSLLCHMRTHTDEKPFNCGICGEDFKGRDQLTYHMSIHTGEKPFACEICGKAYGGRTQLTSHMRTHTGEKP; from the coding sequence atgagaacccacacaggtgagaagccgtattcttgcaaaacatgtgggaaatcTTTCACGCTAAATTGTTCCTTAAAagttcacatgagaatccacacaggtgagaaaccgtattcttgccaaacatgtgggaaagatttcaggTCTAATTGTGAATGGAGACggcacatgagaatccacacaggtgagaaaccgtattcttgccagacatgtgggaaagatttcGGGTCTAATTTTGAATGCAAGCAGCACATGAGaattcacacaggtgagaggccaTTTTCTTGCAACACATGTCAGAAGACATTCAGCTCTAGTTaccacttaaaaaaacatgagagaATCCACACAGGCGAGAAACCATTTACTTGCAATACATGTGGAAAAAATTTCAGGTTTCGTTGTCAATTaacagtccacatgagaacccacacaggtgagaaaccgtatttttgccaaacatgtgggaaaggtTTCGGGTCTAATTTTGAATGCAAGCagcacatgagaatccacacaggtgaaagGCCATTTTCTTGCAACACATGTCAGAAGACATTCAGCTCTAGTAaccacttaaaaaaacatgagagaatccacacaggtgagaaaccatttgcttgcaaaacatgtgggaagactttcatcTCTTGTGgcgaattaaaaaaacatacgagaatacacacaggtgagaaaccgcaTACCTGTAAAATTTGTGGGGAGGCTTTCAGGCAGCGTTATCAATTAACTAATCACACGAGaatacacacaggtgagaaaccgcaTACCTGTGAAGTTTGTGGGGAGGCTTTCAGGCAGCGTTATCAGTTATCTtatcacatgagaatccacacaggtgaaaaaCCATATTCTTGCCAAATATGTGGGAAATCATTAATTAATTCATGTAGTTTGAAAAGGCACAcaagaatccacacaggtgagaagccgtttgcttgcaaaacatgtgggaaagctttcacgCTAAAGAGAAccttaacagttcacatgatgacccacacaggtgagaaaccttttacctgtgaaatttgtggggAGGCTTTCATGCTTCGTGCTCAGTTAACTtgtcacatgagaacccacacaggcgagaaaccgtattcttgcaaaacatgcgGGAAAGCTTACATGCAAAGAAAAAGCTTACTTtgtcacatgagaacccacacagatgAGAAACCTTTTAACTGTGGAATTTGTGGGGAGGATTTCAAGGGTCGTGACCAGTTAACTTATCACATGAgtatccacacaggtgagaaaccttttgcctgtgaaatttgtgggaagGCTTACGGGGGTCGTACTCAGTTAACTtctcacatgagaacccacacaggtgagaaaccgtaa